A single Vigna radiata var. radiata cultivar VC1973A chromosome 8, Vradiata_ver6, whole genome shotgun sequence DNA region contains:
- the LOC106771486 gene encoding uncharacterized protein LOC106771486, whose product MASNFTFTTFMIFALAFSLTLQATLGEIECENLSQETCSFAVSSASKRCVLEKRVKRSGEEAYTCKTSEIEAENVKDHIETEQCIKACGLDRKSLGISSDSLLESTFTHKLCSPHCYQSCPNVVDLYFNLAAGEGVFLPKLCEVQGVNARRGMAELRSSGIVAPGPVHSLQFGNIEPAVSPSPN is encoded by the exons ATGGCCTCTAACTTCACCTTCACGACTTTCATGATATTTGCCCTTGCATTTTCTCTCACCCTGCAAGCCACTCTTG GTGAGATAGAATGCGAGAATCTGAGCCAGGAGACGTGCTCGTTCGCTGTGTCATCTGCTAGTAAACGATGTGTGTTGGAGAAGCGCGTGAAGAGGAGTGGTGAGGAGGCATACACATGCAAAACATCAGAGATTGAAGCTGAGAATGTGAAGGATCACATCGAAACAGAGCAATGCATAAAGGCTTGTGGATTGGACAGAAAATCCCTTGGAATCTCATCAGATTCTCTTCTCGAGTCTACCTTCACACACAAGCTCTGTTCCCCTCACTGCTACCAAAGCTGTCCCAACGTTGTTGACTTATACTTCAATCTTGCAGCTGGTGAAG GTGTGTTTCTTCCCAAGTTGTGTGAGGTACAAGGTGTGAATGCTCGTCGAGGAATGGCTGAACTCAGAAGCTCTGGCATTGTGGCACCAGGACCTGTGCACTCTCTGCAGTTCGGTAATATTGAACCCGCGGTTTCCCCATCACCAAACTAA
- the LOC106770902 gene encoding oxalate--CoA ligase: MQAPTTLTGLLHRVAGIFPSHHAVSVSGKFQLTHSRLHHLVERAAARLLFAGIKPGDVIALTFPNTVEFIITFLAVIRARATAAPLNSAYTAEEFEFYLSDSESKLLITSKEGNEPAQAAASKLSIPVSTASLDEAEAEELSLSLSYTESLTASISELVNDESDVALFLHTSGTTSRPKGVPLTQNNLASSVENIKSVYKLTESDSTVIVLPLFHVHGLIAALLSSLAAGASVTLPAAGRFSASSFWSDMLTYNATWYTAVPTVHQILLERHLKTPEPVYPKLRFIRSCSASLAPVILERLEEAFGAPVLEAYAMTEASHLMSTNPLPEDGPHRAGSVGKAVGQEMAILDEKGEILKNDVKGEVCIRGPNVTKGYKNNPDANISAFEYGWFHTGDIGFFDSDGYLHLVGRIKELINRGGEKISPIEVDAVLLSHPEIAQAVAFGVPDDKYGEEIKCAIIRKEGSKIDEAEVQRFSKKNLASFKVPKEVFITDSLPKTATGKILRRLVAQHFISQT; this comes from the exons ATGCAGGCTCCAACAACACTCACCGGATTGCTCCACCGCGTCGCCGGAATATTCCCTTCCCACCATGCCGTCTCTGTCTCGGGCAAATTCCAACTCACACACTCCCGCCTCCACCACCTTGTCGAACGCGCTGCCGCACGCCTCCTCTTCGCCGGCATCAAACCCGGCGATGTCATCGCACTCACCTTCCCCAACACCGTCGAG ttTATTATAACGTTTCTGGCCGTTATTCGAGCGCGAGCCACGGCGGCGCCGTTGAACTCGGCTTACACGGCGGAAGAGTTCGAGTTTTATTTATCCGACTCAGAGTCAAAGCTGTTAATAACATCAAAAGAAGGGAACGAACCGGCTCAAGCCGCGGCTTCCAAGCTTAGCATTCCGGTATCAACAGCTTCGCTCGACGAAGCAGAAGCCGAAGAGCTCAGTCTCTCCCTGAGTTACACCGAGTCACTGACCGCCTCGATTTCCGAACTCGTTAACGACGAGTCCGACGTGGCATTGTTCCTCCACACTTCCGGCACCACGAGCCGCCCCAAGGGCGTACCATTGACGCAGAACAACTTGGCCTCATCGGTGGAGAACATCAAATCCGTGTACAAACTCACTGAGTCTGACTCGACCGTCATCGTTCTCCCATTGTTCCACGTCCACGGGTTAATCGCCGCGTTGCTGAGTTCACTAGCCGCCGGAGCCTCCGTGACGCTCCCGGCGGCGGGGAGGTTCTCCGCCTCCTCGTTTTGGAGCGACATGTTGACGTACAACGCCACGTGGTACACCGCGGTTCCTACGGTACACCAAATATTGTTGGAGCGTCATTTGAAAACCCCGGAACCGGTTTACCCGAAGCTCCGGTTTATTCGGAGCTGTAGTGCCTCGCTTGCACCGGTTATATTGGAGCGGTTGGAGGAAGCGTTTGGGGCACCGGTTTTGGAGGCTTATGCTATGACGGAAGCGTCGCATTTAATGTCGACAAATCCATTACCCGAAGATGGGCCTCATCGGGCCGGGTCCGTTGGAAAGGCCGTGGGCCAGGAAATGGCAATATTAGACGAGAAGGGTGAGATTCTAAAGAATGATGTGAAGGGTGAGGTTTGTATTAGGGGACCCAATGTTACGAAAGGGTATAAAAATAACCCTGATGCCAATATTTCTGCCTTTGAATACGGGTGGTTCCACACTGGTGATATCGGGTTTTTTGATTCGGATGGGTATTTGCATCTGGTGGGTCGGATCAAGGAGCTTATTAACCGTGGAg GGGAGAAAATATCACCAATAGAGGTGGATGCTGTCCTTCTATCTCATCCAGAAATCGCCCAAGCAGTTGCATTCGGAGTTCCAGATGATAAATATGGCGAAGAG ATAAAGTGTGCGATAATCCGAAAAGAAGGATCAAAGATAGATGAGGCAGAGGTGCAGAGATTTAGCAAGAAGAATCTTGCAAGCTTCAAAGTCCCTAAAGAGGTCTTCATCACTGATTCTTTACCAAAGACCGCCACTGGCAAGATTCTGAGGCGTCTTGTAGCACAACACTTCATTTCTCAAACTTAA